From Micrococcus porci, one genomic window encodes:
- the hpt gene encoding hypoxanthine phosphoribosyltransferase, which translates to MDAQDVQNDLTHVLMSKEEVQDTIRDLAAQIDRDYEGKDLLIVAVLKGAVMVVADLTRALHSHVEMDFMAVSSYGSGTKSSGVVRILKDLDADLTGRHVLIVEDIIDSGLTLSWLKANLETRGPASVEICTFLRKPDAMKVDIDVKYVGKDIPNEFVVGYGLDYAEKYRNLDFVGTLAPHVYS; encoded by the coding sequence ATGGACGCACAGGATGTCCAGAACGATCTCACCCACGTCCTCATGTCGAAGGAGGAGGTCCAGGACACCATCCGTGACCTCGCCGCCCAGATCGACCGCGACTACGAGGGCAAGGACCTGCTGATCGTGGCCGTGCTCAAGGGCGCCGTCATGGTCGTGGCGGACCTGACCCGCGCGCTGCACTCGCACGTGGAGATGGACTTCATGGCCGTCTCCTCCTACGGCTCCGGCACCAAGTCCTCCGGCGTCGTCCGCATCCTCAAGGACCTCGACGCCGACCTCACCGGCCGCCACGTGCTGATCGTGGAGGACATCATCGACTCCGGCCTGACCCTGTCCTGGCTGAAGGCGAACCTGGAGACCCGCGGCCCGGCGTCGGTGGAGATCTGCACGTTCCTGCGCAAGCCGGACGCCATGAAGGTGGACATCGACGTGAAGTACGTCGGCAAGGACATCCCGAACGAGTTCGTGGTGGGCTACGGCCTGGACTACGCGGAGAAGTACCGCAACCTGGACTTCGTCGGCACGCTCGCCCCGCACGTCTACAGCTGA
- a CDS encoding zinc-dependent metalloprotease, producing the protein MTADQPVPSPAHPVDWDAAARAAGSLAAAGPRIGTREARREAEGLRAAAAASVAHVHRLTGLAAAEDLRDSQVLVVDRPTWSLANTQSFAGLLEPSFAHLRATRPQEYALTTAPLTRRAAALEMGGILAWLSSKVLGQYDPFSALPGPDGVPAGPAGGRLLLVAPNVAQVRREIHVDPADFRLWVCLHEQTHRVQFAAAPWLRGHLQGEITALTGGLFDKAESLPERLRSALAAANPLGASTSPGAGRAGQDDGAAGPGGRPALGLLGAIQDEEDRARLSRLTAVMSLLEGHANVVMDAVDSSVVSSVKTIRRRFDARGDRRSGLDRLLRRLLGMDAKMAQYRDGQRFVDAAVAELGRDGFNVVWDAPELLPSEEEIHAPDRWVARIRAQA; encoded by the coding sequence ATGACCGCCGACCAGCCCGTCCCCTCCCCGGCCCACCCCGTGGACTGGGACGCCGCCGCGCGCGCGGCCGGCTCCCTGGCCGCCGCCGGACCGCGGATCGGCACCCGCGAGGCCCGGCGCGAGGCCGAGGGGCTGCGCGCCGCCGCGGCGGCCTCCGTGGCCCACGTGCACCGGCTGACCGGCCTGGCCGCGGCCGAGGACCTGCGGGACTCGCAGGTGCTCGTGGTGGACCGCCCGACGTGGTCCCTCGCCAACACGCAGTCCTTCGCGGGGCTGCTGGAGCCGTCCTTCGCGCACCTGCGCGCCACGCGGCCCCAGGAGTACGCACTCACCACGGCACCCCTCACACGCCGCGCGGCCGCCCTGGAGATGGGTGGGATCCTCGCCTGGCTCTCCTCCAAGGTCCTCGGCCAGTACGACCCGTTCTCCGCCCTCCCCGGTCCTGACGGCGTCCCCGCCGGTCCCGCGGGCGGCCGCCTCCTGCTGGTGGCCCCCAACGTGGCGCAGGTCCGCCGGGAGATCCACGTGGACCCCGCCGACTTCCGCCTCTGGGTGTGCCTGCACGAGCAGACCCACCGCGTGCAGTTCGCCGCCGCCCCCTGGCTGCGCGGCCACCTGCAGGGGGAGATCACCGCGCTGACCGGCGGGCTGTTCGACAAGGCCGAGTCCCTGCCGGAGCGCCTGCGCTCCGCCCTGGCCGCCGCGAACCCCCTGGGCGCCTCGACGTCGCCGGGCGCCGGGCGCGCGGGGCAGGACGACGGCGCCGCCGGGCCCGGCGGGCGCCCCGCGCTGGGACTGCTCGGCGCGATCCAGGACGAGGAGGACCGCGCTCGGCTGTCCCGGCTGACCGCGGTGATGTCCCTGCTGGAGGGCCACGCGAACGTGGTCATGGACGCCGTGGACTCCTCCGTGGTGTCCTCCGTGAAGACCATCCGCCGCCGGTTCGACGCCCGCGGGGACCGCCGCTCCGGCCTCGACCGCCTGCTGCGCCGCCTGCTGGGCATGGACGCGAAGATGGCGCAGTACCGGGACGGGCAGCGGTTCGTGGACGCGGCCGTGGCCGAGCTCGGGAGGGACGGGTTCAACGTGGTCTGGGACGCGCCCGAGCTGCTGCCGAGCGAGGAGGAGATCCACGCGCCGGACCGCTGGGTCGCGCGGATCCGTGCCCAGGCCTGA
- the tilS gene encoding tRNA lysidine(34) synthetase TilS, with product MSSPFVRDVVAVPGAPTLPALAGPWPPRSRWPEPLHRAVESVRAVRAEHPGPVLVALSGGADSLALAVACAVLAGTRAGERLGPAGAVVVDHGLQDGSAAVAAAAARTARALGLAPVTVEAVTVTPAGDGPEASARSARRTALARAAEGVGEGTPALVLTAHTADDQAEQVLLGLARGSGTRSLAGIPAHGALPGGVALARPLLGLSRADTEAICRWAGLTWFTDPHNADPALLRSRVRTRILPALEDPDTGLGPGLRAALVRTAAIAAEDAAALDAWADDALARLRLPAPETDRPAPVLLDLDALAALPAAVRHRVHARAARAAGAGTPSRERILAADALVAAAHAGGGSAGPVELGHGVTVRRVAAGEGGVGGRKEGGPSGCARLAYIPRPADR from the coding sequence GTGTCGAGCCCTTTCGTTCGCGATGTGGTCGCCGTCCCCGGCGCACCCACCCTGCCCGCCCTCGCCGGCCCGTGGCCGCCGCGGTCCCGCTGGCCCGAGCCCCTGCACCGGGCCGTGGAGTCCGTCCGCGCGGTCCGCGCGGAGCATCCCGGCCCGGTCCTCGTGGCGCTCTCCGGCGGCGCCGACTCCCTGGCCCTCGCGGTCGCCTGCGCCGTGCTGGCGGGCACGCGTGCGGGGGAGCGGCTCGGCCCGGCGGGGGCCGTCGTCGTCGACCACGGGCTCCAGGACGGCAGCGCCGCGGTGGCGGCGGCGGCCGCCCGGACCGCCCGGGCGCTGGGCCTGGCGCCCGTCACCGTGGAGGCCGTCACCGTGACCCCCGCCGGCGACGGACCCGAGGCCTCCGCCCGCTCCGCCCGCCGCACCGCGCTCGCCCGCGCGGCGGAGGGGGTCGGGGAGGGGACCCCCGCCCTCGTGCTCACCGCCCACACCGCCGACGACCAGGCCGAACAGGTCCTCCTCGGCCTCGCGCGCGGATCCGGCACCCGCTCCCTCGCGGGCATCCCGGCGCACGGCGCGCTCCCCGGCGGGGTGGCCCTGGCCCGCCCGCTGCTCGGCCTGAGCCGCGCCGACACCGAGGCGATCTGCCGCTGGGCCGGGCTCACCTGGTTCACGGACCCCCACAACGCGGACCCGGCCCTGCTGCGCTCGCGGGTCCGCACACGGATCCTGCCCGCCCTCGAGGACCCCGACACCGGCCTCGGCCCCGGCCTGCGCGCCGCCCTCGTGCGCACGGCGGCCATCGCCGCGGAGGACGCCGCCGCCCTGGACGCCTGGGCCGACGACGCCCTCGCCCGCCTCCGCCTGCCTGCCCCGGAGACCGACCGCCCCGCCCCCGTCCTCCTCGACCTCGACGCCCTCGCCGCGCTCCCGGCCGCGGTGCGCCACCGGGTGCACGCCCGCGCGGCCCGGGCCGCGGGAGCCGGCACGCCGTCCCGTGAGCGGATCCTCGCGGCCGACGCGCTGGTGGCGGCCGCCCACGCCGGGGGCGGCTCGGCCGGGCCGGTGGAGCTGGGCCACGGCGTCACGGTGCGCCGCGTCGCGGCGGGGGAGGGCGGCGTCGGCGGCCGGAAGGAGGGCGGTCCGTCGGGGTGTGCCAGACTTGCCTACATCCCCCGCCCGGCGGACCGGTGA